One genomic segment of Actinoplanes ianthinogenes includes these proteins:
- the kduD gene encoding 2-dehydro-3-deoxy-D-gluconate 5-dehydrogenase KduD, whose translation MHPFDLHGRRAVVTGAGRGLGQAIALGLARAGADLLLLGRPGSQSGTVEQVAGLGRDVVAVDLDVSDHDAVERVAAGINRDHRVDILVNNAGIIEREDSVDVSRHSWNRVLDVNLSGLFLLCQAFGRPMTERGHGKIVNVASLLSFQGGIRVASYAASKHGVAGITKALANEWAPLGVQVNAIAPGYMATDNTTALRTDPDRARSILERIPAGRWGEGADIAGAAVFLSSPAADYVNGHVLVVDGGWMAR comes from the coding sequence GTGCATCCGTTCGACCTGCACGGCCGCCGCGCCGTGGTGACCGGCGCCGGCCGTGGCCTGGGACAGGCCATCGCGCTCGGGCTCGCCCGGGCCGGCGCCGACCTGCTGCTGCTCGGCCGGCCGGGGAGCCAGTCGGGCACCGTCGAGCAGGTCGCCGGCCTCGGCCGCGACGTGGTGGCCGTCGACCTCGACGTCAGCGATCACGATGCCGTCGAGCGGGTCGCCGCCGGGATCAACCGCGACCACCGGGTGGACATCCTGGTCAACAACGCCGGCATCATCGAGCGCGAGGACTCGGTGGACGTCAGCCGGCACTCGTGGAACCGGGTGCTGGACGTCAACCTGAGCGGTCTGTTCCTGCTGTGCCAGGCGTTCGGGCGGCCGATGACCGAGCGTGGACACGGCAAGATCGTCAACGTCGCCAGCCTGCTCTCCTTCCAGGGCGGCATCCGCGTCGCGTCGTACGCCGCCAGCAAGCACGGCGTCGCCGGGATCACCAAGGCCCTGGCGAACGAGTGGGCGCCCCTCGGCGTGCAGGTCAACGCCATCGCGCCGGGCTACATGGCCACCGACAACACCACCGCGCTGCGCACCGACCCGGACCGGGCCCGATCCATCCTCGAACGCATTCCCGCCGGTCGCTGGGGAGAGGGCGCCGACATCGCCGGTGCGGCCGTCTTCCTGAGTTCCCCCGCCGCCGACTACGTCAACGGCCACGTCCTGGTCGTCGACGGTGGCTGGATGGCCCGCTGA
- a CDS encoding glycosyltransferase, producing the protein MHAWRTPETLAATRFAPPDGEQHLTFSLLVPARHEQAVLEHTVERLLQSTHEAFEIIIIVGHDDPETAEVAHRVAGTAPGRILVVTDHNEVKNKPRALNTALPYARGDVVGVFDAEDQVHPELLEHVDHAFRATGADVVQGGVQLINFHSSWYSLHNCLEYFFWFRSRLHLHAKKGFIPLGGNTVFVRTDVLRKANGWDGTCLAEDCDLGVRLSSRGSKVVVAYDSTIVTREETPHSLHGLLKQRTRWHQGFLQVLRKGEWRRLPAMRQRLLARYTLTGPFIQAFSGVVIPIGVAIAIWAELPVLVALFTFLPVLPMVATLMFQVIGLRDFGKEYRLSIKWHHYARLIIGAFPYAIVLAVAALRAVWREYTGRRNWELTSHVGAHLREVTPA; encoded by the coding sequence ATGCACGCTTGGCGCACGCCGGAGACCCTGGCCGCCACGCGATTCGCGCCGCCGGACGGGGAACAACACCTGACCTTCTCGCTCCTGGTTCCGGCCCGGCACGAACAGGCTGTCCTGGAGCACACAGTGGAGCGGCTGCTCCAGTCCACACACGAGGCCTTCGAGATCATCATCATCGTCGGGCACGACGACCCGGAGACCGCCGAGGTGGCCCACCGGGTGGCGGGCACGGCGCCGGGCCGGATCCTGGTGGTCACCGACCACAACGAGGTGAAGAACAAGCCCCGGGCGCTCAACACCGCACTTCCGTACGCCCGCGGTGACGTCGTCGGCGTGTTCGACGCCGAGGACCAGGTGCACCCCGAGCTGCTGGAGCACGTCGACCACGCGTTCCGCGCGACCGGCGCCGACGTGGTGCAGGGCGGTGTCCAGCTGATCAACTTCCACTCCAGCTGGTACAGCCTGCACAACTGCCTGGAGTACTTCTTCTGGTTCCGCAGCCGGCTGCACCTGCACGCCAAGAAGGGCTTCATCCCGCTCGGCGGCAACACCGTCTTCGTCCGCACCGACGTGCTGCGCAAGGCCAACGGCTGGGACGGCACCTGCCTGGCCGAGGACTGCGACCTGGGCGTGCGCCTGTCGAGCCGGGGGTCCAAGGTGGTCGTCGCCTACGACTCGACGATCGTCACCCGCGAGGAGACGCCGCACTCGCTGCACGGCCTGCTCAAGCAGCGCACCCGCTGGCACCAGGGCTTCCTCCAGGTGCTGCGCAAGGGTGAGTGGCGGCGGCTGCCCGCGATGCGCCAGCGCCTGCTGGCCCGGTACACGCTGACCGGCCCGTTCATCCAGGCCTTCTCCGGTGTGGTCATCCCGATCGGCGTCGCGATCGCGATCTGGGCGGAGCTGCCCGTGCTCGTCGCCCTGTTCACGTTCCTGCCGGTGCTGCCGATGGTGGCCACCCTGATGTTCCAGGTGATCGGCCTGCGCGACTTCGGCAAGGAATACCGGCTGTCCATCAAGTGGCACCACTACGCCCGTTTGATCATCGGAGCTTTTCCGTACGCCATCGTCCTGGCCGTGGCAGCGCTGCGTGCCGTCTGGCGCGAGTACACCGGCCGGCGCAACTGGGAGCTGACCTCCCACGTCGGCGCCCACCTGCGTGAGGTGACGCCCGCATGA
- a CDS encoding ArnT family glycosyltransferase, protein MTTIELAAPLPAVPDAADGVRKKDRKPKADLVIALGLTAVIVALLAWNITGFPTASDDEGTYLAQAWAVQHGRGLAHYTYWYDHPPLAWIQLAGLAWIPAWLAPGLTAVAAGRIAMLPVQAAGLLLVYLVSRRIGLPRWAASLALITYGLSPLYLTMGRQIYLDSFAVVWMLGAFALALSPRKHLWHFAAAGAAAAIAVLSKETILVILPAVILALWQNAARSSTRPWAIGAFASGLVLVGCFYPLYAVLRGELFPGPGHVSLIGAWQFQLGSRSGSGSVFTAGSGASSLLHSWLYYDAVILIAGAVASFAGLALRQVRPIALAGAVLVVVALRPGGYLPAMYVVQVLPFFAIAIAGVIGSVVAALPPVQVWWRWAVLGAAISLSVAVVAPRWYVGDQRALTTNDNAPYAQAADYIRDRLPGREGATVVVDDVLWLDCVDAGYPPDRVIWFYKIDLDSAVAERLPGGWRDVDYVVSTPAMRQDPNSLPTVRTLLTNSTVIASFGPQDGQIEIRRVDKGATA, encoded by the coding sequence ATGACCACGATCGAGCTCGCCGCGCCACTGCCCGCCGTCCCGGACGCGGCTGACGGCGTACGCAAGAAGGACCGGAAGCCGAAAGCGGACCTGGTCATCGCGCTGGGTCTGACCGCGGTGATCGTGGCGCTGCTGGCCTGGAACATCACCGGGTTCCCGACGGCCAGCGACGACGAGGGCACCTATCTGGCGCAGGCCTGGGCCGTGCAGCACGGCCGCGGGCTGGCGCATTACACCTACTGGTACGACCATCCGCCGCTGGCCTGGATCCAGCTGGCCGGACTCGCGTGGATCCCGGCCTGGCTGGCCCCCGGGCTGACCGCGGTGGCCGCCGGGCGGATCGCGATGCTGCCGGTCCAGGCGGCCGGGCTGCTGCTGGTCTACCTGGTGAGCCGGCGCATCGGCCTGCCGCGCTGGGCGGCCTCGCTCGCCCTGATCACTTACGGTCTGTCGCCGCTCTACCTGACCATGGGGCGGCAGATCTACCTCGACTCGTTCGCGGTCGTCTGGATGCTCGGGGCGTTCGCGCTGGCGCTGTCGCCGCGCAAGCATCTGTGGCACTTCGCGGCGGCCGGCGCCGCGGCCGCGATCGCCGTCCTGTCGAAGGAGACGATCCTCGTCATCCTGCCGGCCGTGATCCTGGCCCTGTGGCAGAACGCGGCCCGCAGCTCGACCCGGCCGTGGGCGATCGGCGCCTTCGCCAGCGGTCTCGTGCTGGTCGGCTGCTTCTATCCGCTCTACGCGGTGCTGCGCGGCGAGTTGTTCCCCGGTCCGGGGCACGTCTCGCTGATCGGCGCGTGGCAGTTCCAGCTCGGGTCCCGCTCGGGGTCGGGCAGCGTCTTCACGGCCGGTTCGGGGGCGTCGTCGCTGCTGCACTCGTGGCTCTACTACGACGCGGTGATCCTGATCGCGGGGGCGGTGGCCAGCTTCGCCGGTCTCGCGCTGCGCCAGGTGCGGCCGATCGCCCTGGCCGGCGCCGTCCTCGTCGTGGTCGCCCTGCGGCCGGGCGGTTACCTCCCGGCCATGTACGTCGTTCAGGTCCTGCCGTTCTTCGCGATCGCGATCGCCGGGGTGATCGGCAGTGTCGTCGCCGCCCTGCCTCCGGTGCAGGTCTGGTGGCGGTGGGCGGTGCTCGGCGCGGCGATCTCGCTGTCGGTCGCGGTGGTGGCGCCGCGCTGGTACGTGGGTGATCAGCGGGCGCTGACCACGAACGACAACGCGCCGTACGCGCAGGCCGCCGACTACATCCGCGACCGGTTGCCGGGCCGGGAGGGCGCGACCGTGGTGGTCGACGACGTGCTCTGGCTCGACTGTGTGGACGCCGGATACCCGCCCGACCGGGTCATCTGGTTCTACAAGATCGATCTTGACTCGGCGGTCGCCGAGCGGCTGCCCGGTGGCTGGCGGGACGTGGACTACGTCGTGTCGACGCCGGCCATGCGCCAGGACCCGAACAGCCTTCCCACCGTACGGACCCTGCTGACGAACTCGACCGTGATCGCCTCGTTCGGCCCACAGGACGGCCAGATCGAGATCCGCCGTGTGGACAAGGGAGCTACCGCATGA
- a CDS encoding glycosyltransferase, translating into MRGTIGELPVRTALRQTIVVPTFNERDNIVTLLARLTAALPADETEIVFVDDSTDDTPEVIAEAALSCPIPVTVHHREDGVGGLGGAVVEGMRLARGEWIVVMDADLQHPPEIVPTLIGAGARDGADLVVGSRYAGGGNRDGLSGGYRRLVSGGSTAVTKLIFRNSLLQVSDPMSGLFAIRTSSLEVEELRPLGYKILLELVVRNRPGRIVEVPYSFQPRHAGESKSSMAEGVRFMKHLGMLRFGTQRARMLMFGLIGVSGLLPNLIALWVLNDLAGVHYLPAAVLANQVAVGWNFTLTDTLLYRSRRAHRSFWGRISRFFLLGNVDLLLRIPLLALLVDGAHLGVLWASLITLVISFVARFLISDKVIYRARVLKTVTA; encoded by the coding sequence ATGCGCGGGACCATCGGCGAGCTGCCCGTGCGGACCGCGTTGCGGCAGACCATCGTGGTGCCGACCTTCAACGAGCGGGACAACATCGTCACCCTGCTCGCCCGGCTCACCGCGGCGCTGCCGGCCGACGAGACCGAGATCGTCTTCGTCGACGACAGCACCGACGACACCCCCGAGGTCATCGCCGAGGCGGCGCTGAGCTGCCCGATCCCGGTGACCGTGCACCACCGTGAGGACGGCGTCGGCGGGCTCGGCGGCGCGGTGGTCGAGGGCATGCGGCTGGCCCGCGGCGAGTGGATCGTGGTGATGGACGCCGACCTCCAGCACCCGCCGGAGATCGTGCCCACCCTGATCGGGGCGGGCGCCCGGGACGGCGCCGACCTGGTCGTCGGCAGCCGCTATGCGGGTGGCGGCAACCGGGACGGCCTGTCCGGCGGGTATCGGCGGCTCGTCTCGGGTGGCTCGACCGCGGTGACCAAACTGATCTTCCGGAACTCGTTGTTGCAGGTGAGCGACCCGATGAGCGGGCTGTTCGCGATCCGGACCAGCTCGCTGGAGGTCGAGGAGCTGCGTCCGCTGGGCTACAAGATCCTGCTGGAGCTGGTGGTCCGCAACCGGCCCGGCCGGATCGTCGAGGTGCCGTACTCCTTCCAGCCACGGCACGCCGGCGAGTCCAAGTCGTCGATGGCCGAGGGCGTCCGGTTCATGAAGCATCTCGGGATGCTGCGGTTCGGCACCCAGCGGGCCCGGATGCTGATGTTCGGCCTGATCGGTGTCTCCGGACTGCTGCCCAACCTGATCGCGCTGTGGGTGCTCAACGACCTGGCCGGCGTGCACTACCTGCCGGCGGCGGTGCTGGCGAACCAGGTGGCGGTCGGGTGGAACTTCACCCTGACCGACACGCTGCTCTACCGCTCGCGCCGGGCGCACCGCAGCTTCTGGGGCCGGATCAGCCGATTCTTCCTGCTCGGCAACGTGGACCTGCTGCTGCGGATCCCGCTGCTGGCGTTGCTGGTCGACGGCGCGCACCTCGGGGTGCTCTGGGCGAGCCTGATCACGCTGGTGATCTCGTTCGTGGCTCGGTTCCTGATCTCCGACAAGGTCATCTATCGGGCGCGGGTGTTGAAGACGGTGACGGCGTGA
- a CDS encoding galactose oxidase early set domain-containing protein, giving the protein MTAPRPLLSDTNRKQIARTLIVVLLAVIAATVPAAAQASANLIANPGLEKLDANGFPVCWEKSGWGDQSFTFGLTGPGHTGANAMQITLATAPNGDRKAMMLENPSCAPNVTPHHQYDLSVWYKTTTANTVITMFRHDVAQGWVYWTDLATLPVTSAWTQKTVRTPEVPVGTDQIVWGVTIYGVGTLQTDDYAVNDVTAPAAGTSCSAGAACTKGTWAVMPFDSPVRGIHSVVLRNGDVLLVAGSGNNPDDFAAKTFKTAVYHPSSGTFTNVATPADLFCSGHVQLPDGRVLVMGGNKDYPAADGSHGYEGLRNSYVFDPATNAYTRVNDMTAGSWYPSATVMGNGDVISLGGLGEDSSGTVATQYFSNAEQRWLGLDEAHQTWNFWGLYPSMILMQDGRLFYSGSHVFGNGLPGTGASIYNYDTSSITPVSGLQRKDERDQSMSVLLPPAQDQKVLTMGGGNIDSNPDANALTDVIDLKQANPVYTAGPPLPTGKMYVSAVLLPDGKVFETGGGLHNRADPVYEASMYDPATNTFTPGMATDPVPRTYHSSAFLLPDGRVMAVGDNPGNGSFDMRLSVYSPPYLFQGARPQILSVSSNQWAYGSTRTITVDGPILKAELIRPEAVTHSSDPNQRFVDLPMSVNGATIGLNLTSNPNIAPPGWYMLFVVGTNGVPSVAQWVHVG; this is encoded by the coding sequence GTGACCGCCCCACGACCATTGCTGAGTGACACCAACCGCAAGCAGATCGCTCGTACCCTCATCGTCGTTCTCCTCGCGGTGATCGCCGCGACCGTGCCGGCCGCGGCGCAGGCGAGCGCCAACCTGATCGCCAACCCGGGCCTGGAGAAACTCGACGCGAACGGGTTCCCGGTGTGCTGGGAGAAGTCGGGGTGGGGTGACCAGAGCTTCACCTTCGGGCTGACCGGTCCCGGACACACCGGCGCCAACGCCATGCAGATCACGCTCGCCACCGCGCCGAACGGCGACCGCAAGGCGATGATGCTGGAGAACCCGTCGTGCGCGCCGAACGTCACGCCGCACCATCAATACGACCTGTCGGTCTGGTACAAGACGACGACCGCGAACACGGTCATCACGATGTTCCGGCACGACGTGGCGCAGGGGTGGGTGTACTGGACCGACCTGGCGACGCTGCCGGTGACCTCGGCCTGGACACAGAAGACGGTCCGGACGCCGGAGGTGCCGGTCGGCACGGACCAGATCGTCTGGGGCGTCACCATCTACGGGGTCGGCACCTTGCAGACCGACGACTACGCGGTGAACGACGTGACCGCCCCGGCGGCCGGGACGTCGTGCAGCGCGGGAGCGGCGTGCACCAAGGGCACCTGGGCGGTCATGCCGTTCGATTCTCCGGTGCGCGGCATTCACTCGGTGGTGCTGCGTAATGGGGACGTGCTGCTGGTGGCCGGGTCCGGCAACAATCCGGACGACTTCGCCGCCAAGACCTTCAAGACGGCGGTCTATCACCCGAGCAGCGGGACGTTCACCAATGTGGCGACACCCGCCGATCTGTTCTGCTCCGGGCACGTGCAGCTGCCGGACGGGCGGGTGCTGGTGATGGGCGGGAACAAGGATTATCCGGCGGCGGACGGCAGCCACGGTTATGAGGGACTGAGGAATTCGTACGTCTTCGATCCGGCCACCAATGCGTACACCCGGGTCAACGACATGACCGCCGGCTCGTGGTATCCGTCGGCGACGGTGATGGGGAACGGGGACGTGATCTCGCTGGGTGGGCTCGGCGAGGATTCGTCCGGGACGGTGGCCACCCAGTATTTCTCGAACGCCGAGCAGCGCTGGCTCGGGCTCGACGAGGCGCACCAGACGTGGAACTTCTGGGGCCTGTATCCGTCGATGATCCTGATGCAGGACGGGCGGTTGTTCTATTCGGGCAGTCACGTGTTCGGGAACGGGCTGCCGGGGACCGGGGCGTCGATCTACAACTACGACACCTCTTCCATTACGCCGGTCAGCGGGTTGCAGAGGAAGGACGAGCGGGATCAGTCGATGAGCGTGCTTCTCCCGCCCGCGCAGGATCAGAAGGTGCTCACGATGGGCGGCGGGAACATCGACAGCAACCCGGACGCCAACGCGCTCACCGACGTGATCGATCTGAAGCAGGCCAACCCGGTCTACACGGCCGGCCCGCCGCTTCCGACGGGCAAGATGTATGTCTCGGCCGTGCTGCTGCCGGACGGCAAGGTCTTCGAGACCGGCGGCGGCCTGCACAACCGCGCCGACCCGGTGTACGAAGCGTCGATGTACGACCCGGCCACCAACACGTTCACACCCGGGATGGCCACCGATCCGGTGCCGCGGACCTATCACTCGTCGGCGTTCCTGCTGCCTGACGGGCGGGTGATGGCGGTCGGCGACAACCCGGGCAACGGCTCGTTCGACATGCGCCTGTCGGTCTACTCGCCGCCGTATCTGTTCCAGGGCGCCCGGCCGCAGATCCTGAGCGTGTCCTCGAATCAGTGGGCGTACGGGTCGACCCGGACCATCACGGTCGACGGCCCGATCCTCAAGGCGGAGCTGATCCGCCCCGAGGCGGTGACCCATTCCAGCGACCCCAACCAGCGTTTCGTCGACCTGCCGATGTCGGTGAACGGCGCAACGATCGGCCTCAACCTGACCTCGAACCCGAACATCGCCCCACCCGGCTGGTACATGCTCTTCGTGGTCGGCACGAACGGCGTCCCGTCGGTCGCGCAGTGGGTCCACGTCGGATGA